One genomic region from Nymphaea colorata isolate Beijing-Zhang1983 chromosome 12, ASM883128v2, whole genome shotgun sequence encodes:
- the LOC116266350 gene encoding isocitrate dehydrogenase [NAD] catalytic subunit 5, mitochondrial-like isoform X1 produces the protein MAASIFGRALRRQSTTLFLARTLSSAAAASATTPIRATLFPGDGIGPEIAESVKQVFNAAEVPIEWEEHFVGVQVDPRTQSFLTWESLESVRRNGVGLKGPMATPIAKGHRSLNLTLRKELGLYANVRPCYSLPGYKTRYDNVDLVTIRENTEGEYSGLEHQVVRGVVESIKIITRQASLRVAEYAFHYAKTHGRKKVSAIHKANIMRKTDGLFLKCCRAVAEKYPEINYEEVIIDNCCMMLVRNPSLFDVLVMPNLYGDIISDLCAGLIGGLGLTPSCNIGEGGIALAEAVHGSAPDIAGKNLANPTALLLSSVSMLRHLGLNDKADRIHEAILRTIADGNHRTRDLGGTATTSEFTEAVCNNL, from the exons ATGGCTGCTAGCATATTTGGACGCGCTCTCCGGCGCCAATCGACGACGCTTTTCCTAGCCCGCACCCTCTCCTCCGCCGCCGCCGCTTCTGCCACCACTCCCATCCGAGCGACCCTGTTTCCCGGCGATGGCATCGGGCCCGAGATTGCCGAATCCGTCAAACAG GTGTTTAATGCTGCTGAAGTGCCCATTGAATGGGAAGAACATTTTGTGGGTGTCCAAGTTGACCCTAGGACACAAAGTTTTTTGACTTGGGAAAGTTTAGAATCTGTGAGAAGGAATGGTGTTGGCTTAAAAGGGCCAATGGCTACACCGATTGCAAAGGGCCATAGATCATTGAATCTTACCTTGCGGAAAGAACTTGGTCTCTATGCCAATGTCAGACCTTGCTACAGCCTCCCTGGCTACAAAACCCGATATGATAATGTTGATCTTGTGACAATTCGTGAGAACACGGAAGGCGAGTACAGTGGCCTGGAGCATCAG gttgttagAGGAGTTGTTGAAAGTATCAAAATCATTACCAGACAAGCTAGTCTGAGAGTAGCAGAATATGCTTTCCACTATGCTAAAACCcatggaagaaaaaaagtttctgCCATACACAAAGCCAACATTATGAGGAAGACTGATGGACTTTTTCTCAAG TGCTGCCGAGCGGTAGCAGAAAAGTATCCAGAGATCAATTATGAGGAAGTCATCATTGATAATTGCTGTATGATG CTTGTGAGAAATCCTTCTCTTTTTGATGTGTTGGTGATGCCAAACCTTTATGGAGACATTATCAGTGATCTTTGTGCTGGATTGATTGGAGGATTGGGTTTGACGCCAAG ctgTAATATTGGTGAGGGTGGTATTGCACTGGCTGAAGCTGTGCATGGTTCAGCTCCTGACATTGCTGGCAAG AACCTTGCAAATCCTACAGCCCTACTCTTGAGTTCAGTATCCATGTTGCGGCATTTGGGTCTCAATGATAAAGCAGACAGAATTCATGAAGCCATCCTCAGGACCATTGCAGATGGAAATCACAGGACTCGTGATCTTGGGGGCACTGCAACAACATCCGAATTCACAGAGGCAGTTTGCAACAACCTTTGA